In Procambarus clarkii isolate CNS0578487 chromosome 13, FALCON_Pclarkii_2.0, whole genome shotgun sequence, the genomic stretch tcacccttttggtatattgagaccacattcgccgtcttccatatttctggtaggtctcccgtctccagtgacttactattcactatggagagtggcaaacaaagtgcctctgcacactctttcaatacccatggtgacatCCTTTctgaaccaacagcctttctcacatccagatccagcaggtgtctcttgacctcctcattcgtaattttgaacccttccaaagacgcctggtttacttccctttctcctagcacagtgacctcaccttgttctattgtgaagacctcctggaacctcttgttgagttcttcgcacacctTTTCGTCAttttgtctaacttccaggtatatatttactgcaaggtgaacagcccagcagtgtgaaagaaacactgcctaTTTGATTTCCCCTCcgttgggaatcgaacccggcccATTATTAAGACTAAGACCACCAGGCGCAATCCATTCAGCCACGAGGCTCCCCCTACAAGGGACCTCGTGGCTGAAACCacgacacaaacaaacacacacacacacacacacacacacacacacacacacacacacacacacacacacacacacacacacacacacacacacacacacacacacacacacatggaccaaagagccagagctcaacccccgcaaacacaactaggtgagtacacacacacacacacacacacacacacacacacacacacacacacacacacgtgtgtgtgtgtgtgtctctgttacACCCCAAGACTCTACAGGCACAAGATGACACTTCAAACTAGAACATaaatatcaattttttttttgcttgaTACTTTCAGACATAACATAATGTTCATCACAGTTTATATCATGAACTTAGCGTGAAGCTGGTGATCAGCTTCGtctatatctgaagataatgtaaCTTAACATTAACTAACGCTTATTATTTATAAAAAAAGACTACCTCGTTATAAAGACCTTGCTTGGTCAACTTTAAAATAAGCTGAATTAAAGAaagactctccctctctctctctctctctctctctctctctctctctctctctctctctctctctctctctctctctctctctctctctctctctctctctctctctctctctctctctctctctctctctctctctctaaatctaaatctaaatctttaTATCAATATCTTCACTATTTCTAATTGAGATCCCAACAAAAAAAATCATTATGAGATTATCCAAAATTCCACACTGAAGATACAATTTAGAACAATTTAACTGTCTGTTAAACAACATCTGTTCAGATATTCTCAGACAGAGAAGCAATGTGGTTCAATTGGAATAAGTTTTGGAATTTTCTTTTATCTAATACCAACCTTGGATCTGGCTCTTGGAGTTAGCATAGTTCCGTCAATAGCGAAGGGCGCCTCACACACCGCTGGCAGGTACGCGTctgtagacagagagagagagagagagagagaaagagagagagagagagagagagagagagagagagagagagagagagagagagagagagagagagagagagagagagagagagagagagagagagagagagagagagagagagagaatcaaaaTTTTGCCTTTAAAAAGTCTTTAAATGTGTTATTTATTAAATATAATCTTATCTTAATTACCTATCCGACGCAGATTAACTGCTAATGAACTTAAATCAGAAATGGGATAAGTGGTGACTTATGGTGGGTGAATTGAGGTAATTATAGGAAATAATCAGCTACCAAACGATGAGATTAATCACTTGGCGAGACCAATTACCCGAGTGAGATTAGTCTCCTAAATATGAGTTAAACAGCCTCTTAAGGAGATTACCAACCGACACACACATGAGATTAATGATCCTTTTGGTGAGTTACCCATTACGAGTTGAGTGAGATTAGTTACGTATAAGTGACTACTAGATTAGGGAGCCTGAAATAATTAAGGAGATTAAATGAGATTAGGGAGTCTCAATACCTTCATGTGATCTTAATGACCTGACGAGTGAAATCAGTCATcaacaaactattttataataatacaTGGGGGGTGATTAGATTTATCTGCTGTGAGTGATATGACGGGAATGAGATGATCTCTCTGAGATGAGTGAGACGAGGAGCCTAGTGAGATGTAATTAGTTAGCCCAGTTTCCTGAGAAGAGATGGCTGAGAGACGAATTTCCTAGAATGAAACGAGTTGAATGAGTTTCCTATTGTGAGGCGAGTGAGTTGAGATACTTGGATGAGCCCAGTGAGCTTAGTTACTTGGGTGAAGGGTGTGGTGGTATTGCTGTTGAAGCTGCAATTGCTTGGCCTCCTCTCTCCAGTCCTCCAGACCTGCAACactcctgggggggggagggattaatTGAGAGATTTTAATATGTGAGGATTAATGATAGAAAGAATGCGGATTAATAAGATGGATTAACGGGAAATAAACAGTACGGAGAGATTCGTGGGAGAGAATTTTGAAGGGGCGATTAATACTATTAAATTAATGAGAGGATTGCAAGGTGGGATTTATGAgagggattattattattattaaatgagcAGGGGTGGAATAccaagagacattagaaaggatTGACAAAAGAGATGAGATAATTGCAAAGGGATTAATAAGATGAAACACATTGGAGGCGATTAATAAGTTGTGACAAATGGTAAAGAAGGGATTTATTGATGGATTAATAGGGAAGGATTAATACAAGTCATTAATTGGAATAAGATTAAAACCTCATTCATCCACAGAAATAACTGAGTATTATTGCTCAACCATAAAAAGAAGATGAGAACATGAGAACATAAATACATGAGAAAAGGAGCTCGCATTAAAATCCATCTTTCAATATACCTTTTCCATTAAATCCATTACCAGCAACTACATTAATTAAATCCCTTTTACTCCTCTATTAATGTTATTTTTCAGAAAATCACTCTTGTTAATTCCTGAACGTTAACATGAGATATTTTATGAGAACTGACtattgggggagaaaggggggggggggttacacgaGGAGATTAATGAAATGGGGATTAACTGGAGGAGATTAATGAATGGGATCCGGAGGATAAAATTAAGTTTTGGAAAATGTACGACGATGGAAGATTACTGACAGATTTATCACTACAGATCACTGGAAATGGCCGGGATTAACGAGAGGAGCtatatttgttttttttagagattaatttggtGGCAATCAGAGAATAGAACTAATATTGAGTGTTTAAAAAGTTTTAaacttaatatttatatataaaaatcagTCTACCTCAATTCCCTTTCCACTCCTGTCTCTCTGGAGTGAAATTTTCGATCCAAGCGCATTGATatgcgacatatacatatatataaaatttatacaaatatacCCATTGCATTATACCTTATGTATCAAGAGCCTCAGCGCCCACAAACAAACATATCCCCGACGTAATCCCAAAACATGCTCACCGATACGACAGTGATCAAGCactgaggtatatatatatatatatatatatatatatatatatatatatatatatatatatatatatatatatatatatatatatatatatatatatatactagatatatatacaatatatatatatatctactcaCTTGAGTCTCTGGCTTGCGTTCATCTCCCTAGTGGCTGCCAGCATCTCTCTCTGTCGTCTCCTGGCCTCTCTCGCTCTCCTGTGCACCTCAGCCACCGTTACCAGCCTGTTAGAGTCCATCGTATAATAGGCAGAGTGAGTCAATTTCTTGTTTTTTACCAAAAAAAATCAACTGATAATACGTGAGGCGTGACCCAAATATATAGTGTAGATGGACTGCACATATTGTATTTAGATATTACgttttaaatattatttttgtttattgtaGGGGGCTTAGGAAGCAGGCTGTGAGTATATAAATGCATCAGCTGCAATGTGGATTTGTTGACGGGGTTGCAAAAAGCAAGACTATAACTTCAGGTTGGAAATAGTTACTgcaaatgtgtgtatatatgtatatatatatatatatatatatatatatatatatatatatatatatatatatatatatatatatatatatatatatatatatatatatatgttagcatGCTAATAGATGCGTTGGGTCTGCCTCCTCGCGCATCTGTGCCTTTCAAAAGCACTGTGTGTAATGTGTCAGTCTGATGTCTTGACATTTTCACAATGTCTGGTTTACACTGTGGTGCTTAACATCTCAGTCTCCCACCCTCCATCATGTCTATCTTGTCACCTCCATCTCTCACCCTCCATCATGTCTATCTTGTCACCTCCATCTCTCACCCTCCATCATGTCTATCTTGTCACCTCCATCTCTCACCCTCCATCATGTCTATCTTGTCACCTCCATTTCTCACCATCCATCATGTCTATCTTGTCACCTCCATCTCTCACTCTCCATCATGTCTATCTTGTCACCTCCATCTCTCACCCTCCATCATGTCTATCTTGTCACCTccatctctcaccctccctcatgtCTATCTTGTCACCTccatctctcactctccctcatctCTGCCTTAAATAGTCCACCTGTGATTCCAGTTCATGTCTTTCCACCGTCTTTCTTACCCTTCATCACTTCTTGTATCTTTCcctttccttcaccaccttccttctcatccaccaccttccctacccttcaccagggtcccttcccttcacccccttccacaCCCTTCACTTTTCGCACCTCACCGTCACCTTAGATCACTTTCCCTACCTTTCTCTAccatccctacctttcaccactttcccttCATCACTGTAAACTATCTTGATGAAACACTTTCATCAGAAGACCACATAAGACAAACCAACATTTAATCACCAAGTAGAAAATATTATGCCGAATGAATCTTAATATTGAATGGCGTGCAGAATTTTGGGGAGATTGAAAAATTACTACTACCTATGACCTTCCCCGACCATCCAcccgtcaccctgcaaagttttttTGGTGAGGCTATCCCTGAGCGTCTGACCCCCTTCACAACCTCGAACAGACGGAGAGTAAAAATTACTTAGGTTTGTGGTGTTCTTTCTGAGTCCTCCTGGAGCCGGCGCCTGGCCTGGGCCTCCTGGCTATCCTCCTGTTGCTGGCGAGGCCTGGCCGAGGTCCTCTCTCCTGCAGCAGGTGGCCCTCCAGGGCGGGCAGCTGCAGGCTCACCACCGGCAGAGACACGCAGCTCACCtgcgggacagagagagagagagagacagagagagagagagaaagagagagagagagagagagagagagagagagagagagagagagagagagagagagagagttactttctctctctctcttttattctATAGCCCCTAACTTACCTGTCTAATATTTGACTCTACTGTCATTGTACCACTCACTGGCCCTTGGGACCACTCCATGACCCTCAGTATGGTCCCCTGGCCTACTACGTCACTCCCTGACCCACTGCGTCACTCCCTGACCCATCCCGAGACTAAACATCACCCATCCACTCACGACGGCTGACCTACCTTTCTGTGACATTCCTTCTCGATGTCGCAGAATGGTTCGCTATGGGGACGCCTGTAGCCCTCCCCCAGGTCACCCTCCAGGCTCTCCATGTCGTCCTCCAGGTGGTGGTTGTCCCCCTGAAGATGGAGGTGGAGGGTCCTTCGATGGCCCCCTATGTGTCCCGGGGCCATAGAAGGGACCATGATGGAGCCCACGGGAAGGAGGAGGCTTTCCAAAGTGTCTGGAAGAGTCTTCAGGAAGCGGTGCTTCGAGGTCGAGTCTGGACTCCTGCCGAAGATGTGCATTTTGTCTCGAGTGATGGGCGACGGGTCCTGGAAGCAGGTGCAGCTCCAGGTAGCGATGGAGGGGTCGTCCTCGGGGCGACACGGGCCCTCAGCGAGGCCTCTGTCTGAGGAAGAGTCCTCGCGGGTCAAGTCATACTCGGGTCTCGTCGGGAACTCGAAGTTGGGAGTCAGGAGGCACGCTGAAGTGGAACTCGGAGGGCGACCCAGAGTGTCTCGCTCGCTATCAGGCTCTTCTtggaggcccaggtggaggtcCTGCTCCACCACTGAGTCTCCACCGGCCTTAATGGCTATCCGGAAGCTGGTCGAGTGTACGGATGAGTTTCGAGACGTCTCATCACCGTCATCACTTTCATCACCTTCGTAATGACTCTCTGGAGCATTTTCAGCGACCCTTGCCTGCCTGCCCTCACCTTCGctgtaccagccgcaccacaccgcactctcactctcctcaccatcttggtcatcaaaggaaCTCTCCCTCAAACTTTCCGACCGTCGCTTCGCATCTGGAGTCGATCCCGGGTAATTTCCCAAGGGTTCGACCTCCCCGGCGGCGGGCGAGGAGGTTGGAAGACCGTCGCTATTTTCCTCAGCGTCGCATTTTTCCTTCAGGAAGCGCAAAATGGCGCGCGTGCCGCCCTTGATGACGTCAGGAGGCGGGAAAGTGATGGGGTTGCCACTCACCTGCAGCGTCGCCAGCTCCGACAGTGTACCTGCAGAGGTCAGGTGGAGCGTTACTCCTGCAGTCAGGTATAACTTACACAGGTATACTgagacacacaggtacacacacacacacacacacacacgtatacaacCTACGTAAGACCAGTTGTTGTGTATGTAGCACCGGCATGGAATGGAAAGGGAGAGTCAACTCAAGATTATTATGGATTAGAAGGAGGAGAGGTGAAGCAGTTAAGACGTAATCAAgtacaaaataattatatatattgacATGACAAGCAGGCAATGGCCAAACGGAACGACCAGGAGACACGGGTGGAACCAGGAGACACGGGTGGAACCAGGAGACACGGGTGGAACCAGGAGACACGGGTGGAaccaggggacacgggtggaaccaGTAGACACGGGTGGAaccaggggacacgggtggaaccaGGAGACACGGGTGGAaccaggggacacgggtggaaccaGTAGACACGGGTGGAaccaggggacacgggtggaaccaGTAGACACGGGTGGAaccaggggacacgggtggaaccaGGAGACACGGGTGGAaccaggagacacaggtggaaccaGTAGACACGGGTTGAaccaggggacacgggtggaaccaGGAGACACGGGTGGAACCAGGAGACACGGGTGGAACAAGAGACACGGGTGGAaccaggggacacgggtggaatcaGGAGACACGAGTGGAACCAGGAGACACGGGTGGAACCAGGAGACAAGGGTGGAACCAGGAGACACGAGTGGAaccaggagacacaggtggaaccaGAAGACATGGGTGGAACCAGAAGACACGGGTGGAACCAGGAGACACGGGTGGAACCAGGAGACACGGGTGGAACCAGGAGACACGGGTGGAACCAGAAGACACGGGTGGAATCAGGAGACACGAGTGGAACCAGAAGACACGGGTGGAACCAGAAGACACGGGTGGAACCAGGAGACACGGGTGGAACCAGAAGACACGGGTGGAACCAGGAGACACGGGTGGAACCGGGAGACACGGGTGGAACCAGGAGACACGGGTGGAACCAGGAGACACGGGTGGAATCAGGAGACACGAGTGGAACCAGGAGACACGGGTGTAACCAGGAGACACGGGTGGAACCAGGAGACACGGGTGGAACCAGAAGACACGGGTGGAACCAGGAGACACGGGTGGAATCAGGAGACACGAGTGGAACCAGGAGACACGGGTGGAACCAGGAGACACGAGTGGAaccaggagacacaggtggaaccaGGAGACACGGGTGGAACCAAGGAGACACGGGTGGAATCAGGAGACACGGGTGGAACCAGAAGACACGGGTGGAACCAGGAGACACGGGTGGAACCAGGAGACACGGGTGGAACCAGGAGACACGGGTGGAACCTAGGAAACACGGGTGGAACCAGGAGACACGGGTGGAACCTAGGAGACACGGGTGGAACCAGGAGACACGGGTGGAACCAGGAGACACGAGTGGAACCAGGAGGCACAGGTGGAACCAGAACACACGGGTGGAACCAGAAGACACGGGTGGAACCAGGAGACACGGGTGGAACCAGGAGACACGGGTGGAACCAGGAGACACGGGTGGAACCATGAGACAGCCTTCATGAAGGCTGAGGACTGAGGCAGGTACTCAGGAACTCACTTttttctcctatcacctagtcccatttccataactttacacttgccCGTGTTgagctccagtagccatttctctgaccatctctgcaacctgttcaagtcctcttcgaggttctacaatcctcatctgtcacaactcttctcatcaactttgcgtcatccgcgaacatcaacatgtaggactctactcctgcaaacatgtcgttaacatatactagaaatagaattggtcccagcaccgatccttgaggtactccactcgttactgttcgccagtccgacttctcgccccttaccgtaactctctagCTCCTTcccgttaggtagttccttatccatgctagggcctttcctctcacccccgcctgcctctcaagtttgagtaGCAGCCTTatatgcggtactgtatcaaaggctttttggcagtccagaaatatgcagtctgctcaaccttctctgtc encodes the following:
- the LOC123752348 gene encoding uncharacterized protein — translated: MTSYQLTNSFEDDEVTSYQLTNSFEDDEVTSYQLTNSFEKDEVTSYQLTNSSEVDEVTSYQLTNSFEVDIVTSYQLTNSFQVHRRVSLQDNGLQDLPGSSLTQLTCVTWLDLRYNLLQDLPWQVACLTRLQVLLLQGNRLTALPTCLGTLSELATLQVSGNPITFPPPDVIKGGTRAILRFLKEKCDAEENSDGLPTSSPAAGEVEPLGNYPGSTPDAKRRSESLRESSFDDQDGEESESAVWCGWYSEGEGRQARVAENAPESHYEGDESDDGDETSRNSSVHSTSFRIAIKAGGDSVVEQDLHLGLQEEPDSERDTLGRPPSSTSACLLTPNFEFPTRPEYDLTREDSSSDRGLAEGPCRPEDDPSIATWSCTCFQDPSPITRDKMHIFGRSPDSTSKHRFLKTLPDTLESLLLPVGSIMVPSMAPGHIGGHRRTLHLHLQGDNHHLEDDMESLEGDLGEGYRRPHSEPFCDIEKECHRKVSCVSLPVVSLQLPALEGHLLQERGPRPGLASNRRIARRPRPGAGSRRTQKEHHKPKLVTVAEVHRRAREARRRQREMLAATREMNASQRLKSVAGLEDWREEAKQLQLQQQYHHTLHPNAYLPAVCEAPFAIDGTMLTPRARSKIKTKEDQKRSLSPSVSQVTGVCAGVRSCLEELSTAAGGAAGGEEGGSLAHTASIVTQLHHLRRQLNRLKVNCVI